One genomic window of Salvia miltiorrhiza cultivar Shanhuang (shh) chromosome 4, IMPLAD_Smil_shh, whole genome shotgun sequence includes the following:
- the LOC131021258 gene encoding uncharacterized protein LOC131021258 translates to MAHQASHRRILAAPDSMDPTPRKPKPNPSSGAGHRHRHPDPSTIQSISHRFSKLYTNNRKLASKPHPHPQPDPNLHDTSCATLTKSSSQHGSVFSAPEKNQLVVSSKINDDLDAEKEKIGRNCVSSIPPSVNGGRRRSFCSSQVELADFLSCSGVKVVAVDMPPFMQIHAVNCARKARDSLEKFTSKTLAFTLKKEFDGVYGPAWHCIVGTSFGSFVTHSVGGFMYFSMDQKLYILLFKTAVQRAE, encoded by the exons ATGGCGCATCAGGCCAGCCACAGGCGCATCTTAGCAGCTCCAGACTCCATGGATCCCACACCAAGAAAACCCAAACCCAACCCTTCCTCCGGCGCcggccaccgccaccgccacccaGATCCCTCCACCATCCAATCCATCTCCCACCGCTTCTCCAAACTCTACACAAACAACAGGAAACTCGCCTCCAAACCCCATCCGCACCCCCAACCCGACCCGAATCTCCACGACACGTCATGCGCCACCCTCACGAAATCCAGCAGCCAGCACGGCTCCGTTTTCTCGGCCCCGGAGAAAAACCAGCTGGTGGTGAGCTCCAAAATCAACGACGATTTGGATGCAGAGAAAGAGAAAATTGGGAGAAATTGTGTGTCCTCAATCCCTCCAAGTGTGAATGGAGGTAGAAGAAGATCATTCTGCAGCTCGCAGGTGGAGCTCGCCGATTTCCTCTCGTGCAGCGGCGTCAAAGTGGTGGCCGTCGATATGCCGCCCTTCATGCAGATTCATGCCGTCAATTGTGCGAGGAAGGCGCGCGACAGCTTGGAGAAGTTCACTTCCAAGACTCTAGCTTTCACGCTCAAAAAG GAGTTTGATGGTGTATATGGACCTGCTTGGCACTGCATTGTAGGGACCAGTTTTGGGTCATTTGTGACACACTCAGTTGGTGGATTTATGTATTTCTCTATGGATCAAAAGCTATACATCTTGCTCTTTAAGACTGCTGTACAAAGAGCTGAATGA